Part of the Zea mays cultivar B73 chromosome 4, Zm-B73-REFERENCE-NAM-5.0, whole genome shotgun sequence genome is shown below.
tggctcaccggacagtccggtgcacaccggacagtccggtgaattttagccgaagtcgccggagaaaaacccgagagcggcctcttcggccgaggcagcctggcgcaccggacactgtccggtgcaccaccggacactgtccggtgcaccaccggacagtccggtgccccagaccgaaacagcctcttggctgtacacagccaagtcttctcttctcttcttctttctgtttctaacacttagacaagaatattagtacacaaaaccaatgtactaagacttagaaacataccttttctctagatttgcactttgttcatccatgggcgttgattcacatttaaacacttgtgttgacactcaatcaccaaaatacttagaaatggcccaagggcacatttccctttcagtgggagcccaagcaacataccaaggcatatagtagacattcccaagtgctcatacacccaagtgcttaatagaatcactcggtgattagcgtaggtgcttcacaaagtgcttaggttagttagaccactttagagcttgctctaggtgaaccctagttagttgaatgagtttagataaaccacacaaccccttggctcttgcgcgagccgttgtaattgtactgagtggggcaagagtcttgcaAGACAGTGACAATCGTGTTTGTGTCacagccgccaccgtgtaccggagggaacgaggcccacgatgtttcggccggaagctcgatagtggacacggcggggagcgtccgaaaggagtcgaaagcggagcaccacttgcgcgtggagaaggcccgcgaccctctacagagttactcgatcgaggtgcttggccctcgcgtgggcttccctttgcgtaggggcaccaacgaggattagtcgagaccttgcgtggtttcggatacctcggtaaaaataccgacgtcatccatgagattttgcatctctaccttgctctttagcttctgcatttacattaagtatttaagtttcaatcttgtgttCATACCtatattgtttaggattgaacattagtcattgcggtagagatagcaacacttagacaaaacctagtttgcacattctagtttgattatttgtataggttttgctctagggatttatttgtggcctagtttagtgaaagttttagaagtcctaattcaccccctcttaggcgtcacatgTTTCCTTCAAACTGCTTGACCATGAGGTTCTTCTTACGACTTCTTGAATATGGCATGAGTGAGTATTTCACCCAAGGCTTCAGTGGGAGAGGTGGTCTTCATGTTGGATCTCACAAGCATAGTAACAATTGTGTCATATCAACTTGTAAGATACCTAATAAACTTGTGAGAGAAATTTTCATCTAGCACATTAAATTGAAGACCCTTGAGCTCATAAACTATTTCATTTAACCAGTTGAACATTTCATACACACTTTCATATTTCTTTATCACAAATTGACCAAACTTGCCCTTGTACACATAGAGCTTGACACTCTTAACATTGGTGGTGCCCTCATGAATTACCATAACGGGgcatttggatcccttcattttagaggaattagaattcactcaataaagtaacttatttagtttggaatttgacattctaccactttccaaagttcagatataagcctatctcaaattcatggggtggaggatGGAAAAcgattttatgcattagtagaatttgtttctactgtgTAACGTACATGACATTCTTCatctcactcctctatagtaaaaatgtagcatataaatatctctgacattttgctaataatagtatataaatatattttgcataaaactgaattagtttaattgatatatgccaaaattactattattagaaggaattcaattccaatgatccaaacggtgCGTAAGCTTTTTCCAGATTTCATGTGCAGTCTTGAGGTTCTTGATGTGGTTGAAATCGTTGATATCTAAGCTATCATACAATGCATTCATAACTTGATCTTGTTTGAGCACAACATAGCTATCCTTTACAATTCTCCAAATATTTCCTCCCATAGCTCTAAGATGATCCGCCATTTTAATTTTTTAAAAAATCATAGCAATGAGAACAGAGGAAGAAAAAGACCGAAGTTGACATGAGAGTGAATTATAATCATTGATTTAGTTTTAAATAAGGCTGCATAAAAATTAGCTATTTATGTGCCTGATTCTTGGCTTATGGTTTGAGTTGAATTTGACCTTTATGCTATCCAACTTGCTAAAGACTAAAAAGTTTTATTGTGGTGTAATATCCCGTCCACTCCTGACCGATAATACTTACTCTTAGTAGCCCTCTAGGATCATACACCATCCCCATAGACCAACACTAGTCATTTGCACACTTTGTCAtcactcatgtgcacccgagaaGACTTCTTGATCATCCATCATAAAATTTCTTTAGGCCAAACATGCTTAATCTAGAGcttcttttgagataggcttctaaaaaagaagatatacCTTATTAGTATGAGTATTCTATCAATTCTATTAAACCTTAGACCAGGATATCACATGTGGTGGTGGTtagttatttaaaaatatattatttTAACTATGTATCTAGAGACAACATATGTCTCAATACGTAATAAAAAACTAAAAAGTTTTATAATTTAAAGCTGAGTGAGTTCCAAATTGGAGAACTAAATCAAGTACTGACCGTGTGCCCTGTTTGCGTGGCAAGCGTATCTACGCTTCAAGGGGAGCTAGGCCATTCTTAATGAATGTTTTATGAGAGATTTTATTGTGTTAATTAGTATGCTATTTTATGATATAACCTATACTTATTATGAAATAGGTGAATCTACTCCATCACCATAAAACTATACCAACCCGTTTCTAAAACATTAGAAAGCCCGCAAAACCATCATTGAAGGTAATTTATTTCATCTCTATCTATTTTATTTATTTCTATTGGTTATTTAGAATCAACACATTAAAGCATATTTCATTTTCATTGGTTAGCTTATAAAATTATGTCGTTTAATAAAGTATATTTCATTTTTTATTTTATGATAATTTTATCGACATGAAAACATTAGAAATTATATGATAAAACTACAATGGCCTTATGAAACAAGCAAGGAGGCGACCCCGAGTCAAACAAAACCTCTGCTCCCGTCGGCCGCCGCTGATGGCACGCCCACGTACGCCTGGGTTGAGTCACAGGTGGCCGCTCGGCGGCACGGGCACGGCGCGTGCGGCAAGGAAAGGAATGGGACACCGAACCCAAAAGCGCACGGCACGGCACCGCACCGCACCGCTCTCCACAGCCACGAGAGCCCGCTCCCTCGCCGACGGCGCAGCGCGCACCACGTCTGCCGTTGGAAATCCCGAATCGCCCAATAAAAAACGAAAGCCTGCAAAACCATCATTGAAGGTAATTTATTTCATCTCTATCTATTTTATTTATTTCTATTGGTTATTTAGAATCAACACATTAAAGCATATTTCATTTTCATTGGTTAGCTTATAAAATTATGTCGTTTAATAAAGTATATTTCATTTTTTATTTTATGATAATTTTATCGACATGAAAACATTAGAAATTATATGATAAAACTACAATGGCCTTATGAAACAAGCAAGGAGGCGACCCCGAGTCAAACAAAACCTCTGCTCCCGTCGGCCGCCGCTGATGGCACGCCCACGTACGCCTGGGTTGAGTCACAGGTGGCCGCTCGGCGGCACGGGCACGGCGCGTGCGGCAAGGAAAGGAATGGGACACCGAACCCAAAAGCGCACGGCACGGCACCGCACCGCTCTCCACAGCCACGAGAGCCCGCTCCCTCGCCGACGGCGCAGCGCGCACCACGTCTGCCGTTGGAAATCCCGAATCGCCCAATAAAAAACGAAAGCCCGCAAAACCATCATTGAAGGTAATTTATTTCATCTCTATCTATTTTATTTATTTCTATTGGTTATTTAGAATCAACACATTAAAGCATATTTCATTTTCATTGGTTAGCTTATAAAATTATGTCGTTTAATAAAGTATATTTCATTTTTTATTTTATGATAATTTTATCGACATGAAAACATTAGAAATTATATGATAAAACTACAATGGCCTTATGAAACAAGCAAGGAGGCGACCCCGAGTCAAACAAAACCTCTGCTCCCGTCGGCCGCCGCTGATGGCACGCCCACGTACGCCTGGGTTGAGTCACAGGTGGCCGCTCGGCGGCACGGGCACGGCACGTGCGGCAAGGAAAGGAATGGGACACCGAACCCAAAAGCGCACGGCACGGCACCGCACCGCACCGCTCTCCACAGCCACGAGAGCCCGCTCCCTCGCCGACGGCGCAGCGCGCACCACGTCTGCCGTTGGAAATCCCGAATCGCCCAATAAAAAACGAAAGCCCGCAAAACCATCATTGAAGGTAATTTATTTCATCTCTATCTATTTTATTTATTTCTATTGGTTATTTAGAATCAACACATTAAAGCATATTTCATTTTCATTGGTTAGCTTATAAAATTATGTCGTTTAATAAAGTATATTTCATTTTTTATTTTATGATAATTTTATCGACATGAAAACATTAGAAATTATATGATAAAACTACAATGGCCTTATGAAACAAGCAAGGAGGCGACCCCGAGTCAAACAAAACCTCTGCTCTCGTCGGCCGCCGCTGATGGCACGCCCACGTACGCCTGGGTTGAGTCACAGGTGGCCGCGGCACGGGCACGGCGCGTGCGGCAAGAAAAGGAATGGGACACCGAAGCCAAAGGCGCACGGCACGGCACCGCACCGCACCGCTCTCCACAGCCACGAGAGCCCGCTCCCTCGCCGACGGCGCAGCGCGCACCACGTCTGCCGTTGGAAATCCCGAATCGCCCAATAAAAAACGAATGCGTCCTTCCATTCCATCGCACAGACGCCGCAACCTGGGAAAAAACGCCCCATTTCATTTCAGAATTGCAATCACCGATCGTTCCGCGGATTGCGATCGCCATGGCCGCCACGGGCTGGTCCGACCTCCCCTCCGAGCTTCTAACGGACATCGCCGGCGGGATCACCGAGCTCGCCGACATCGCTCGCTTCCGCTCCGTCTGCTCGTCCTGGCGATCGGCGGCGCGGGACGCCGCGGCCGCCCCGCCGCCGCAGCCGCCGTGGCTTCTCCTCCCGTCGTCCCCGTCCTGGCTCTTCTTCTGCCCCCGGGAGGACCGAATCTACCCGAACCTCCGCCTGCCCCGCCCCGCCGCGGAGGcgcaccaccgccgccgccgccgcctctacgCGTCCCCGCACGGGTGGGCGCTCGCCATCGACCCGACCGATCTGGCCGCTTCCCTGGTCCACCCCTTCACCGGCGCGACCCGCCAGCTCCCGCGGCTCCCCTCCTTCTTCGCGGAGACCGACGACATGGCCTGGGACTGGTCGCCGCACGGCGTCATGGCGTCCTGCGGCGAAGGCCTGCTCTTCTGCGGCGCCGATCCGACGGCCGCCGCTTCCTCCTGGGCCCCCATCCCCGCCCTGGCCGACTGCAACGCCAGCAGCATCAACTACGCCGGCGGCGAGTTCTTCGTCTTCGAGGAGGACGTCTGCCGCACCACCGTCGTTGACGCGGTCACCCTCGCCGTCGCCGCCGTGATCCCAGCCCCCGCCGTCGAGCTCCCCGCCGAGGCGCGCGTCGCGGTCGCCGGCGACGAGCTCTTCCTCCTCGTCAAGTCCAAGTGGATGTACCTCTTCGGCGACGACGTCGACTTCTCCAAGGCCTTCCACGTCAACCACCGCGGCGTCAATCCGCCGGCCTGGCAGGAGCTCGCAGGCATCGGCGACCGTGCGCTGTTTGTCGATTCCCTCCACGGGTTCGCAGTGCCGACGGCGGGGTTTGGCAATCTTGAAAATAACACAATCTATTCAGTGAGCAGCAAGGAGGTGAACAACAGGCGTCCCACCACGGTGAACTACAACGTGTCGGCATTTAGCCTGGAGAGCCGTAGCTCCAAGAAACTTGCGTGCCGGCTCAATGATCGGGAGATGGCAATGCGTGCCGAGACGCCATCGTGGATCCTGCCGAGCTTGGATGAAGGCTGAGTCTGAGCTTGGTGATCATCATTATTATTGTCATGGCATCAATATATAAGTTCGCTCCTGTAAATTCTTAATTCTGTCGCTTTATATAGATTGATTAATGTTCCCTTGATCAATCACGCAGTCCAATATAGGACTATCATGTATGTAACGCATATTTGTTGGAAAATTTCAATCAAATTCAGTATCCTGTGTTAATGTTCAACTTCAATAAAAGATTGCATGTTCTGTTCATTTTCAAGCTCAATAAATGTTTGTGATATCAGAGCTGAGCGTGTTACTTTCAGTCCAACATTTAAGTTGAGAAACTTGATACTATCCACAATTGTGTGAACTGGATGCCTTTTTTCTTTGTCTATTAATACACCATCGTGATAATTCAAACCCGAAAAACCATTTAGGCATTGCATGATTAACTTAACTCGGTACATGCTGTAGGGATGGTGTACATTTGGGAGTTTGGGTAATCGGTGTTAGGTTACATGTGTGGTCTGTGGTCTAATTGTGCTAGATTTTGGTGTAGCTCTGAGGTTTGGTACCCGGCAATCCGGGGAGGAAGATGCTCTGAAAAGGATGTGCTAGTACTCCGGGGTTAGGAGATGGACATGGATGGGATAAAGAAAAGGATTGAATGGATGATAGGGAGATGATGCATGGGCGGCAGGGAATAGAATGATACTGGTTGCTTGTGTGACCAATTATCCATTTTTTTCATCATTTCCTCGAGAAGAAGCATGGCCGGTTATATACTCGAGAATCTGACTCAACCATGATACCAACAGCTGGTGATGTTGAAGTTGTCGGGTTGTTACTTCATACTTGTGTTGTATAAAATGAGGATGGTTTCACTTCAATTTTGCAGATGTCCTAAGCAAAGCGTTTTatgcttttttttctttttaattAACAAGGAAGGTGATGGCTACACATTTGAATTTTGGGCATTCCAAAGCACAGGTGAACCATATGccaagccaagaaatcatacgtgTGTTCTGTGGACTGTGGTAGGGGACGAAGGGGACTGGAGGAGTCTAATATAATTGCACTTTGCACCACTGCCGCTGAAGCAGAGCATCTCCACCGGGTCTTTTTTTTTGTCACCTATATCTATATAAGCAGTTATCTCCACCTGGTCTTCTACTTCTAATCACTTATAAGTAGTTATAAGATATCTCTCAAACGTATCCTAGGTCGTCTATTTCTAATCACTTATATAAGTAGTTATAGATCTCTTAAAAATAGCATTTTAGAATACAAAAAACATTTACTTCAAGGCTTATGCAGCAGACAAGCTTTCAATAATTGTGATCTAAAGGAAATTCCTCTGCAAAATAGAAAATTTACTTGAAGCAATACTTGGAGCAATCAGAGGCGACACCCCACTTTGGTCAGACTTGATAGATACTTTTGCAATCCGAAGTGCGAGGAGTTTTTCGACAATTATGGGTTGCACACTCTTTCATCTTCGGTCTCTGACCGCTGCTCGCTACTTCTATCCAATAATGCTAGGCCGAGGCGTCCGCGTTCCTTCAAATTTAAGATTTTTTTGGACGGGTTTACTAAGTTTCCAACATGTGTGGTGGAACAGGTCTGATCGAAGCTAGCCCAACATCAATGAACCTTCCCATAGGTTGTATTATAAACTCCAGAGCACAACCCAGACGCTCAGGAGATGGAGCTCCAGGCTTGTTCTTGAGTCTAGGCTGTCCATGCATATGGCCATGGAAGTTCTCCTTAGGCTAGACCTAGCACAGTGTCGGACTACTAGTCATGTCTCCGAATCACACTGAAGATGCGTTTCCTTGGCTATGCTGTTATTGAAAGGGCACGAAATAGGTTAAGCCTTAGATTCTGTGATGCAAACACCAAATTATTTCACTAAAAAGCTAACTCCGGGAGGCAAAAAAATTTGATTCAACGACTAAGGGTCGACAATGGTTGGGCCTTCTCTCATGAAGACAAGGCTCAGGAAATCCAAAACTTCTTCTAGAATGCGATGAAACATCCACCACCTAGGAATTTGACCTAAACTGGGAGATTCTCTGATCTGTGACATAACCTCTCTAGCTTAGACACGCCTTTTTCAGAGGATGAAATTAAAGCAAGCATCGATCTTCTGCTTGGCGATAAGGCACCAAGACCAGACAGCTTCATATGTTCTTTCTTCAAATCTTGTTGGGCCACTATAAAATATGATTTCATGGCGGCGGTGAATGCTTTCTACAAACTTCGTTGTTGCAACCTTCATCTAATAAATTCGTCCATCATCATCCTAATTCCTAAAAAAGATGGAGCGGAAACAGTCGGGGACTTCAGGCCGATAAGCCTAATTCATtctataaggaaaatggaccccgagccatAAGCCTAATTCATAATAACTTGCATGCTTAATCCAAAACGAGACCATTTTAATTATAGGTACAATGCCAATGTCTTTGATATATAGTCCAAAATGAGAGCTTTTCAGTTTGCAAGTAGAAGTAGACATTATGCCTCTTGGATCCTTATACATAAACAATGCATGCCAACACCACTATCGTTATAAAGCAAAGCAAGCGAGCTAATCTCTGAACAATGATGAGATCGACGTCAGCACAAGGGTAGAAGAAGACAATGACGAAGATGTTGTTGTAGTGCAGTCGATGGGGGCGTAAGGATGGGCGGACGATGGCGCAAAGGGTAGAGGTTATGGTTTCACGGTTTGGGGGAGGCCGAGGCTAGGTTTATAAAATAGAAACATCAGTACCAGTTGGTGTTTCTAACCGATACTAATGTGAAACCTTTAGTATCAGTTGAAGACATCAACTAATATTAATTCAATTACTATTCGTTAGTATCTTTAATTGGTACTAGAGACTTGACATTAGTATCAATTAAAAACATCAACTGGTACTAAAATTTCTACGATTTTGAATCTTAGCTAGAATCGGTACTAAAGATGAACCTTCAGTGCTGGTTCTAGCCAAGAACCGGTACTTAAAGGATATTTAGTATCGGTTCATAGTCTCAACAGAAAAGTGAATTTTTGTTTCCATATGTACAAATCAATATTGATGGATATTTAATATatataattgtcggcgtttcgaacccggggggtccctggaccgacgagtaaattgtcgccgcgtgccccagcccagatgggtcggcgcgagacggagcgcgaaggggggaagaagccggagggagacatgcgtaaaaggggaaaacccgcggccttcgtgttcgtcccgcgcccaagtcgggtgcgcttgcagtagggggttacaagcgtccacgcgggagggagcgagaggctcacgcgagcgccgtcccgtccttccccgcgcggccaaccctctgtaagagggccctggaccttccttttataggcgtaaggaaaggatccaggtgtacaatgggggatgtagcagtgtgctaacgtgtctagcggaggagagctaatgccctaagtacatgccatcgtggcagccggagaggttttggcacccggttcgtgtggtgtcgtggccatcggaggagcgctggagcctggcggaaggacagctgtcggggctgtcgagtccttgctgacgtccccttgcttccgtaagggggctgagagccgtcgtcgtcatagagcatgcggggcgccatcattacttgtttaccggggcgagccagatgggacgccggtcttgttccccgtagcctgagttagcttggggtagggtaatgatggcgcctcctgtgacgtggtcggtctgagccctgggttgggcgagttggaggctcctccgaggtcgaggtcgagtctgtcttccaaggccgaggtcgagtccgagcccctgggttgggcgaggcggagaccgtcggctgaggctagggctgagtccgagccctggggttgggcgaagcggagttcgtcgtcttccggggctgagcccgagtccgagccctagggtcgggcgatgcggagttcgtcgtcttccggggctgagcccgagtccgagccctggggtcgggcgaagcggagtttgtcgtcttccggggctgagcccgagtccgagccctggggtcaggcgaagcggagttcgtcgtcttccggggctgagcccgagtccgagcgtcgtcttccgaggctgagcccgagtccaagccctggggtcgggcgaagcggagttcgtcgtcttccggggctgagcccgagtccgagccttggggtcgggcgaagcagagttcgtcgtcttccggggctgatctcgagtctgagccctgagtcgggcgaggcggagtttcctatggcgcttgaggccggacttggctgctgtcagccgcactctgccgagtggcgcagcagtcggagcggcgcaggcggcgctgtccttttgtcaggccagtCAGAGGAgccgcgaagtgactgcggtcatttcggctctgttgactaaagggcgcgcgtcaggataaaggtgtcaggccacctttgcattaaatgctcctgcgattcggtcggtcggcgtgccgacttggccaaggttgcttcttggtgaagactgggcctcgggcgagccgaaggtgcgtccgttgctggagggggtcctcgggcgagacgtaaatccttcagggtcggctgcccttgcccgaggctgggctcgggcgaggcgagatcgtgtcccttgagtggaccgatccttgacttaatcgcacccatcaggcctttgcagctttgtgctgatgggggttaccagctgagattaggagtcttaagggtacccctaattatggtccccgacagt
Proteins encoded:
- the LOC103653901 gene encoding uncharacterized protein, with translation MAATGWSDLPSELLTDIAGGITELADIARFRSVCSSWRSAARDAAAAPPPQPPWLLLPSSPSWLFFCPREDRIYPNLRLPRPAAEAHHRRRRRLYASPHGWALAIDPTDLAASLVHPFTGATRQLPRLPSFFAETDDMAWDWSPHGVMASCGEGLLFCGADPTAAASSWAPIPALADCNASSINYAGGEFFVFEEDVCRTTVVDAVTLAVAAVIPAPAVELPAEARVAVAGDELFLLVKSKWMYLFGDDVDFSKAFHVNHRGVNPPAWQELAGIGDRALFVDSLHGFAVPTAGFGNLENNTIYSVSSKEVNNRRPTTVNYNVSAFSLESRSSKKLACRLNDREMAMRAETPSWILPSLDEG